CGGAAAAGTCTCGATCTGTGAGAAAACTGATACCCCTTATGCTCTCGCTCATCTTCTGCCTGATGCTGTTTTCGTTCAGAAACACAGTGAATCAGAGGGGATACGCCAATCAAGGTCCCGGTGAATTCCCCGCTTTACTCAATCGGGAAATACCCCGTTACCACACAGATCGCAATTTTCGTCAGGCACTCACACAACCATTCTCAGCCTCCTGGTCCAATGTGGGAATTCGGGCGATCATCCAGAGAATCCGGGAGACACAAAATATCTCCGTCATCCTGGATCGACGAGTTGATCCTTCCCGCAAGCTGAAAATTGATCTTCAAAATCTGACACTGGAAGAGGGTCTGGCTAAAATCGCAGAACTGGTGCAAGCCAGAATCATAATTGTCGGCAGTAATATTTTTATTGGTCCAGATGCGTCAGTCTCGAAACTGAAAACATTACTTGAGCTGGAATCAGGTGCCCTGCGCGAGTTAGCTGTCTCTCAGAAAGAACTCCATTCACGAGTACTTCAGCTTTCGAGAAATCAGACATTTCACTTTCAGGACCTGGACACTCCTGCGGAAATACTGCAGTACATTACCAATGCCTACCAGATCACTGTCGAAAAGGAGCAACTGGTTCCCCACGATCTCTGGTCGAACTTTTCACTGGTATCTGTGAATGCCACGGAATCGCTTTCCCTGATCCTGATTCAATTTGATCTCACATATGAGTGGTCAGGGGATGCAGCCAGTATTCGCCTCAAATCGGTTCCGGATAAAGTTCTGATCAAAAAAACGTACCCTTTACGAGGCAAATCGATTGACTCTGTCACCAGACAATTAAAGGAGCAGTTTCCGGATTTAAAGCTGACCCTTAATGGGAAACTCCTGTCTATTGAGGCAGCAATGGACGTGCATGACCAGATTGAGCAGCTTTTGAATCCTCAAAAGGCGGCGCGTAGTGTTCGATCTGGTGTGGGGGATACAGTACCTCTCAACAGGAGGAAGTTTACGCTACGGGTGAAAAAAGTTCCGGTTCTGGCGATCATGCAGAAACTGGAGCAGTCGGGAATCGAGTTTGAATACAACAAACAGGAACTTATTGAGGCTAAAATCAACCTCCTGCAACTCATCGATGTTGCGGTCGTCGATGCAGACGCCGAAGAATTTTTTGACGCTTTATTCAGCTCCTTTAAGCTGGACTATAAAATGCAGGGGGTCAAAATCAGTTTGACTCCACAGAAATAGCTAGCTCTCAGGTATTTATTTAACTTTCATAGCCAAACTTTCCCGGAACTTTCTGCATTGGCAGCATGGCGATACTTTGAATTGGAGCACAAAATCGGGTAATATCCCGGTTAAGTGAGTTGATACAAGTCTTTGTGAGTCTGTAAAGCAAGATCACCCACACTGAACATAGGCTATTCCCTGCCGGATCAGGCAATATAAAGAATAACGATAAACTGTTATCAAATAATACTTTATCAAAAATAGCCTTCTAATAATCGCCCTGGACCTTGTGGGAAGCGTTCATACTCGCCCGAATTGATTCGTAACATACCGGTCGCGGTTCTGGAATCGGATCTGGTTCCTTACAGAGAGACAAGGGCCCCAGAGTAACAGAGGGATATGTTCTGTACCCCGGCGGGTCACAAAGCATCTCGAATATACAACAACAGAGTGAGGAGAAAACGTGGCAAGTCCTAAGAATATGATTGTGGCACAATCTGGTGGTCCTTCACCAGTTATCAATAACAGCCTGCGAGGGTTAGTCGAAACAGCCCGGGATCTCCCGGAAATCGGCACAATCTATGCAGGTTGGCATGGAATTGAAGGGGTTCTCAAAGAAGAACTGCTCAATTTAAGTGGTCAGTCACCAGAAGAAATTGCTCTGTTAAGAGTCACACCTGCCGCTGGTTCAGTGGGAACCTGTCGCTATAAGCTGAAAGAACATCAGAACGAAGACTTTGACCGGATCGTGGAAGTCTTCAAGGCTCATAACATCGGATATTTCTGCTATATTGGCGGAAATGACTCGATGGACACCGCGAATAAAGTCGCCCAGATGGCAACCGAACGTGGCGTGGACATCGTCGGAATCGGCGTCCCCAAAACCATCGACAACGATGTGGGAGACAGCGAATTCAAACTGATCGATCACACTCCCGGTTACGGCAGTACAGCCCGCTACTGGATGAGCATGGTACAGATGGCCAACGAAGAAAACCGGGGGAGCTGCCCGGCTGACCCCGTTCTGGTTCTGCAGGCTATGGGACGCAAAATCGGCTTTATTCCTGCTGCGGCCCGTCTGGCTGACCCGCAACGAAAAATTCCCATGCAGATTTATCTTGCAGAGAATCCGGTCAGCATCGAGCAGATTCACGCCCAGGTCAATGACCAGCTCAAAAAAGATGGCCGCCTGATCGTCGTTGTAAGTGAAGGTCTTTCGCTGGGAGACATCGGCGAAACCAAAGACTCCTTTGGTCATACCCAGTTCAGCTCCAGCCAGCTGACCGTCGCGCAATTGCTCGTGAATGAATTAAATCAACGTGGACTGGCCGTTAAAGGCGCCGCCCGAGCCAATATCCCCGGTACTGACCAGCGTCATAATATCGCCTATGCATCCACCGTCGACCTGGACGAAGCTTATGGAGCAGGGCAGAAAGCCGCCTTACTGGCTGCCGCCGGCGAGTCAGGTTATATGTCCACGATCCTGCGGGCAGAAGGTCCTGGCTACAATATCCGTTATGACAAAGTACCTTTACCTGAAGTGGCAAACAGCGAACGTGCCTTCCCCAAGAACTGGATCACCGCGGACGGGATGGATGTCACCGATGATTTTGTCAAATACTGTAAGCCACTGGTTGGTAACGACTGGCCCAGCATCCCCATGATCAATGGCCGTATGCGACTGGCTCAGTTACAGCCTCTGTTCTCGGACCAGAAATTACCAAAATATTTACCTCAGGCTGACAGGTAAGCAGAACGCCTGCCAGTATGAGTTTTGATTGCTGACCGGGCAGTCAAAGATAATTAAAACACCACATACAATTTTTAAGAAGAGATGGGAGAAGATTGTGTCGGATAATCCGTTGGACACCAACTTTAAGAAAAAGAGCGAGTTTTTGATCGGCATTGATTCAGATGGTTGCGCTTTTGATTCGATGGAAATTAAACATAAAGAGTGTTTCATTCCTAATTTCATCAATTACTTTGGCTTGCAGCCTATTTCAAAATATGCCCGTGAAGCAGCTGAGTTCACGAACCTGTACTCCAAATGGCGCGGTGCCAACCGGTTTATTTCTTATACTCTGGCGCTCGACCTGCTGGAAGAACGACCGGAAGTCCTGTCCCGTAACGTAAAGATCCCGAAGTTGCAGGGAGTTCGTGATTGGATTCAACGGGAAACCAAACTGGGCAATCCCACATTGACCGCTGAAGTGGAAAAGACCAAAGATCCTGATCTGGAACTGGCTCTGAAGTGGTCACTGGCTGTCAATGACATGATTGCCGACATGGTTCACGATGTGCCCCCCTATCCCAACGTCAGAGAGAGTCTCATCAAACTGGACCCGGTGGCTGATATGATTGTCTGCTCTGCGACTCCCAACGAGGCACTCAACAAAGAGTGGGAAGAGCACGATATCGCTCAGTACGTGGATGCCATCTGTGGTCAGGAAGCGGGTAGCAAAAAAGAAACACTGGGACAGGCCAAAGCCTGCGGATACGACTCGGACAAAGTTCTGATGATCGGAGATGCTCCCGGCGATATGAAAGCAGCAGAAGCGGTCGGTGCTTTATTCTATCCGATTAACCCCGGAGCAGAAGAAGCCAGCTGGGAACGCTTCATCGGTGAAGCCTGTGACAAGTTCCTCAATGGCGAGTTTGCCGGCGAATACCAGCAGAAAATCATCGCGGAATTCGACAGTTATCTTCCTGAGTTACCTCCCTGGAAACGATAACAGGTCTCTGGTCGTTTTCTCTGGAAACATCGGAAACGAGTCTCATTTATTAACCACAACACATCAGAAGTAAACGAGAATTAACAATGTCAAAACACGATATCGGCCTGGTAGGTCTGGCAGTGATGGGACAGAACCTGGTACTGAATATGGCAAATCACGGCTATTCGGTCGGTGTTTTTAACCGGACGACCAGTGTCACCGACGAATTTATCAGCAGCAAAACCGATGATCAGAAGATAACCGGCTACCATACCTTGAAAGAACTGGTTGATAACCTGGCAGCGCCCCGCAAGGTGATGCTGATGGTCAAGGCTGGTCCTGCCGTCGATTCGATCATTAACGATCTGAAAGGCATGCTGAGCCCTGGCGACATCATCATCGATGGTGGAAACACTCACTTTGATGACACCAACCGACGCACGAAAGAAGTCGAAGACGCCGGCCTGTTGTTTATCGGAACCGGAGTCTCCGGTGGTGAAGAGGGCGCTCTCAAAGGCCCGAGCATCATGCCTGGTGGATCTCCCGCTGGCTGGCCTCACGTCAAATCTATCCTGCAGGACATCTCTGCCAAGGTAGGAGAAAACAATGATATTCCCTGCTGCGAATGGGTAGGGGAAGCTGGTGCAGGCCACTATGTCAAAATGGTCCATAACGGGATCGAGTACGGCGACATGCAGCTGATCTGCGAATCCTACTACATCCTCAAACACGCACTGGGACTGACAAACCAGGAATTGTACAAGGTGTTCGATGAGTGGAATCAGGGTGAACTCGAAAGCTATCTGATTGAAATCACCCGTGATATTTTCACCGTGATTGATGAAGAAACAGGTGAGTATCTGGTCGATGAAATCCTGGATACTGCAAAACAGAAGGGAACCGGAAAGTGGATGAGCCAGCATGCTCTGGATCTGGGTGTGCCCACCACGCTGATTACCGAAGCCGTTTATGCACGCTGCCTGTCAGCACAGAAAGACGCTCGCGTGCGTGCATCCAAAATCCTCAGTGGACCAGATAAAAAGTTCGAAGGCGACCGGGAACAGTTCATCGAAGACGTACGCCAGGCGTTGTATGCATCGAAATTATGCAGTTACGCCCAGGGTTATGTTCAACTGAACTCCGCCGCCGAACACTTTGGCTGGAACTTGAATAATGGGGATATCGCTCTCTTGTGGCGGGGTGGCTGTATTATTCGCTCCACTTTCCTGCAGGATATTAAAGCTGCCTTTGATAAAAACCCACAACTGGAAAACCTGCTGCTGGACGACTTCTTCCGCAATGCCGTCGAAAAAGCTCAACCCAGTTGGAGACGCGCTGTCGCCACCGCTGTCGAACTCGGTCTTCCTGTTCCCAGCTTTACAGCCGCTCTGAGCTACTTTGATGGATATCGTCAGGCTCGGCTGCCGGCCAACCTGCTGCAGGCTCAACGGGATTACTTTGGTGCTCACACCTACCAGCGAACGGATAAGGAAGGTACGTTCCACACTGACTGGATTCGTGAACGCCGTCTGGATTCTTAATTCCCTGACGGGATCAGTGACCGGAAGCGATCTGGTTTTATTGTAGTCAACTCGCTTTTCTGCCCGTTAATCAGGTATCACAACTTGATTAACGGGCATGTTTTACAGAGACTATGATCTGATGTAGCACGCTGTTTGTCTAACTGGCTGAACGAGATTCAAGCAGGTTGACAATGCAATGGGATCATGGGGAGACCCAATCGCGGGGGAGGGGATCAATGCGAATTGTCTTGCTGGGAACTGGTGGATATCACCCGAATCAACGCCGCCATACCGCCTGTCTGATGCTTCCCGAGCTGGGAGTGATCTTTGACGCCGGTACCAGTTTCTTCCGCGTTCAACAATTTCTCCAGACACGAGATCTGCAGATTTTCCTCACCCATGCCCACCTTGATCATATTGTAGGGCTCTCATTTTTTCTGGTCCCCATGCTCACTGACCAGGTCGATTCCGTGAAACTCTATGGCGAAGCCTCCAAGCTTGCTGCTATCCAGACACACCTGTTTTGTGATGAAATCTTTCCCCTGCTACCCGATTACGACTTCACGCCACTTCCAGAAACCGTATCAGTCCCAGAGCAGGGGATCCTGAAACACATACCTCTGGAACATCCTGGTGGATCGGTCGGTTATCGCATCGACTGGCCCGGACATTCTCTGGCTTATATCACAGATACAGCCAATCCAGAGCAACATCTGGAATTCGTAAAAGGCGTCGATCTCCTCATTCATGAATGTTATTTTCCAGATGACATGGCCGAATGGGCCGACAAAACCGGCCACAGTCACACAACTCCGGTAGCCGAACTCGCACGGGCTGCCAATGTAAGGAAGCTGGTTCTGACACACATCGACCCGCAAAAGACGGGCGACGATCCCATTGGAATCAAGGTCGCTCAACAAATCTTTCCCAATACAATTCTGGGTGAAGATTTGATGGAACTGGAATTTTAACCATCGAAATATTTCTCACTTCCTTGATCTTCTTCAGATAAGCAACGCTCCGTCATGACGAAAGAAACATCAACCAGCAAATTTCTTTCTCAGGATCTCCTGGAAATATTGAGAACCCCGGATGTGTGTCATCCTCTCGAAGCCAATGAGCCAGAACAACAGCTGATTGATACCCAGACCGGTCAGACATATCCGGTTGTAAATGGAATTCCCCGCTTTGTCGAACAGGAACACCTCTCCAGTTTCGGTCTGCAGTGGAATAAATACGAAGTGGCACACGCTGACGAAGACCGGGCCACGTTCACAGCGAAAACCGGCATGGAACTGGGCGAACTGAAAGGTCTGAAAATTCTGGATGCCGGTTGTGGCGGCGGTCGCTACTGTAAAGTCGCAGCCGAAGCAGGGGGTATCGTCTTTGGCGCAGACCACACGACGGCCGTCGAGAAAGCGCAACAGCTGAACGCACACCTCGAACAAGTAAACCTGGTCCAGGCTGATTTGAAGCATCTGCCTTTTGAACCCGAATCATTTGATTTTGTGTTCTCGATCGGCGTCATGCATCACGATAAGAATACTCGCGCGGTCTTCGACGCAGTGGCTCACATGGTCAAGCCCGGCGGAAAATACTCCGTCTGGCTGTATCGCAGGAATCAGTGGTGGCAGGAATGGCTCAACAGCGGGTTACGAAAAATCACAACGCAGATGTCACCAGAAAAGCTGGAACCCTGGTGTCGCCTGGGAGCCTGGCTGGGCGGTTTGCCGGTCATTAATAAGGTTCTCAATAAAATCGTCAATTTCAGTAACCACCCGAACTGGGAAAACCGCGTCTGCGATACATTTGACTGGTTTGCCCCCGCGTATCAGTATCATCATACGACTGAGGAACTCAAATCCTGGTTCGAACAGGCCGGGTTCGAAAATCTGAAAGTGCTGCCACCAGAGAAAACAGGCCGTTTCTATCTCTGGTATTATCACCATAACCTCCTGATCGGCAGTGGCGTCAATATCCAGGGAACCCGGTCCAGCAGCGATGTTGCCTCAATATAGCACCTCTCCTCATAATCAATCAGCTTTACCTGCATTCACTAATTCCGATATCCGAAATGACTGGATGGAGTAAGCCTTTTTTAATTGCGACAGACTGACTCAAACAGATCCGAAATACTTGAGACTCTTATTAAACACAGGATCTGGCTTGACTTTCAGAGCGGAAAAAGTGATAGAGGATAAACATGATTAGAGAGATCATCATATTTTTATCTGTTTGACATCTTGAATTCGTGTGGAAATCAGATGCAGCCAAATCATAAATATGGTGGATTAACAGCCGTACAAATTCGGTTCCACAATCAAACACCAACAGACCATCATCCCTGATGGTTACCCAGCGCGACAGGGAGAGTCATGAATCCATCGAATCCTCCGACCGGGCAATCGACTCCAGAAATTGAAGAACTAAGAAACAAATACTATAACGCCTCCGTAATGGATTTGCGTATGCCGCACAACCACTTGATGATTGTGCGCATTAAGCCAGACGAAGATGTCCCCCGTTTCTCCGGCGGTCAGTACACGACGCTGGGGCTGGGCTCATGGGAGCACCGCGTTGATGGCGGCCCATTGGCCGAGTTAGAAAAGCCGAAACTCATTCGCCGTGCATATTCTATCTCTTGCCCGATGCTGGATCTGCAGGGAGATCTACTGGCCAATGACGAGATTGATTATCTGGAGTTTTACATCACTCTGGTACTACGTCCCGATAGTAATGATCCCCCACTCACCCCGAGGCTGTTTCGTCTCAAAGAGGGAGATCGTCTGCATCTGGGGAAAAAACCTGTAGGAACCTATACGCTGAAACCGGTTGAACCCGGCGATCACGTGATCTTTGCCGGCACAGGAACCGGCGAAGCGCCTCACAATTCGATGAGTATTGAATTGTTAAAACGTGGTCATACAGGACACATCGTTTCCATGACCTGTGTCCGCTACACAGGCGACCTGGGATATCTCGATCAGCAGGAACAGCTGCAAAAAAAGTTTTCCCATTATCGTTACGGTGCCTTCACCACACGCGAGCCGGAAAATATTGACGAGAATCACCCGTCCTATGTGGGTAAACAGTACCTCCAGGATATCATCCAACCCGAACGATTTCAGGAAACGTTTGGCTGGTCACCAGACCCGGAAAAAACACATGTATTTCTCTGCGGAAACCCTTCCATGATCGGGCTTCCCGAAAAAAATCAAAAAGGGGAACTGGTATTCCCGGATACCAAGGGAATGGTAGAACTGCTCACGGATCAGGGATACAAGCTTTCCACTCCCAAAAACCCGGGTAACATCCACTTCGAGAAGTACTGGTAAGTCAACACAGATCAGACGAAGTGTGTAGCCCCTCAACGAAAGAAGGGGCTTTAATAAGCCCCTTTTTTGTCTCTGATTTTTGTCTCTGATGTTCGACATTCCCGCAGTTAAATCCCGGCGATGCTTCACTGATTGCGCAAAGAATCAGGACCTTAAAGTGTCAACTCAAGGAGCCAGCCAGAACCTGAAAGCCAGGCGAGAACGGGAATTAACCCTTACGGTGCCTGATCTTAGCTCGTGCACGTCGTTTCTTACGACCAATTTTTCGACGACCTTTACCTGTCTTCTTGGTTCCCATTCGAAGAAATGCCTTTCGTATTTGCTTCTAGATTAAGTAAGTTCGGTTGAATTCATTTTATCATAAACCATTGGTACAATTCATCTTAACAACCAACAGTCATTGCAGAATCAGTCGGGTATCAAATTAACCCCAAGGTGCAAAGAGTTACTTTAACAGGCTGAGCGGGAATCTTCAACCACGTCTGTTCAAGGAATTTAAGGTCCCTTGAGAAATCTGTCATAAAAACAGAAGATAGAACTCTTGAAAATCTCGAACGACTTACACCCCCTTACTCTTCAGGATGTTACTTATGGATTACCGCAACTTAGGAAAAGCTGGC
The sequence above is a segment of the Gimesia algae genome. Coding sequences within it:
- a CDS encoding diphosphate--fructose-6-phosphate 1-phosphotransferase, coding for MASPKNMIVAQSGGPSPVINNSLRGLVETARDLPEIGTIYAGWHGIEGVLKEELLNLSGQSPEEIALLRVTPAAGSVGTCRYKLKEHQNEDFDRIVEVFKAHNIGYFCYIGGNDSMDTANKVAQMATERGVDIVGIGVPKTIDNDVGDSEFKLIDHTPGYGSTARYWMSMVQMANEENRGSCPADPVLVLQAMGRKIGFIPAAARLADPQRKIPMQIYLAENPVSIEQIHAQVNDQLKKDGRLIVVVSEGLSLGDIGETKDSFGHTQFSSSQLTVAQLLVNELNQRGLAVKGAARANIPGTDQRHNIAYASTVDLDEAYGAGQKAALLAAAGESGYMSTILRAEGPGYNIRYDKVPLPEVANSERAFPKNWITADGMDVTDDFVKYCKPLVGNDWPSIPMINGRMRLAQLQPLFSDQKLPKYLPQADR
- the gnd gene encoding decarboxylating NADP(+)-dependent phosphogluconate dehydrogenase, producing the protein MSKHDIGLVGLAVMGQNLVLNMANHGYSVGVFNRTTSVTDEFISSKTDDQKITGYHTLKELVDNLAAPRKVMLMVKAGPAVDSIINDLKGMLSPGDIIIDGGNTHFDDTNRRTKEVEDAGLLFIGTGVSGGEEGALKGPSIMPGGSPAGWPHVKSILQDISAKVGENNDIPCCEWVGEAGAGHYVKMVHNGIEYGDMQLICESYYILKHALGLTNQELYKVFDEWNQGELESYLIEITRDIFTVIDEETGEYLVDEILDTAKQKGTGKWMSQHALDLGVPTTLITEAVYARCLSAQKDARVRASKILSGPDKKFEGDREQFIEDVRQALYASKLCSYAQGYVQLNSAAEHFGWNLNNGDIALLWRGGCIIRSTFLQDIKAAFDKNPQLENLLLDDFFRNAVEKAQPSWRRAVATAVELGLPVPSFTAALSYFDGYRQARLPANLLQAQRDYFGAHTYQRTDKEGTFHTDWIRERRLDS
- a CDS encoding ferredoxin--NADP reductase, with product MNPSNPPTGQSTPEIEELRNKYYNASVMDLRMPHNHLMIVRIKPDEDVPRFSGGQYTTLGLGSWEHRVDGGPLAELEKPKLIRRAYSISCPMLDLQGDLLANDEIDYLEFYITLVLRPDSNDPPLTPRLFRLKEGDRLHLGKKPVGTYTLKPVEPGDHVIFAGTGTGEAPHNSMSIELLKRGHTGHIVSMTCVRYTGDLGYLDQQEQLQKKFSHYRYGAFTTREPENIDENHPSYVGKQYLQDIIQPERFQETFGWSPDPEKTHVFLCGNPSMIGLPEKNQKGELVFPDTKGMVELLTDQGYKLSTPKNPGNIHFEKYW
- a CDS encoding MBL fold metallo-hydrolase; the encoded protein is MRIVLLGTGGYHPNQRRHTACLMLPELGVIFDAGTSFFRVQQFLQTRDLQIFLTHAHLDHIVGLSFFLVPMLTDQVDSVKLYGEASKLAAIQTHLFCDEIFPLLPDYDFTPLPETVSVPEQGILKHIPLEHPGGSVGYRIDWPGHSLAYITDTANPEQHLEFVKGVDLLIHECYFPDDMAEWADKTGHSHTTPVAELARAANVRKLVLTHIDPQKTGDDPIGIKVAQQIFPNTILGEDLMELEF
- a CDS encoding HAD family hydrolase, which codes for MSDNPLDTNFKKKSEFLIGIDSDGCAFDSMEIKHKECFIPNFINYFGLQPISKYAREAAEFTNLYSKWRGANRFISYTLALDLLEERPEVLSRNVKIPKLQGVRDWIQRETKLGNPTLTAEVEKTKDPDLELALKWSLAVNDMIADMVHDVPPYPNVRESLIKLDPVADMIVCSATPNEALNKEWEEHDIAQYVDAICGQEAGSKKETLGQAKACGYDSDKVLMIGDAPGDMKAAEAVGALFYPINPGAEEASWERFIGEACDKFLNGEFAGEYQQKIIAEFDSYLPELPPWKR
- a CDS encoding methyltransferase domain-containing protein, which encodes MTKETSTSKFLSQDLLEILRTPDVCHPLEANEPEQQLIDTQTGQTYPVVNGIPRFVEQEHLSSFGLQWNKYEVAHADEDRATFTAKTGMELGELKGLKILDAGCGGGRYCKVAAEAGGIVFGADHTTAVEKAQQLNAHLEQVNLVQADLKHLPFEPESFDFVFSIGVMHHDKNTRAVFDAVAHMVKPGGKYSVWLYRRNQWWQEWLNSGLRKITTQMSPEKLEPWCRLGAWLGGLPVINKVLNKIVNFSNHPNWENRVCDTFDWFAPAYQYHHTTEELKSWFEQAGFENLKVLPPEKTGRFYLWYYHHNLLIGSGVNIQGTRSSSDVASI